Proteins from a genomic interval of Pseudodesulfovibrio nedwellii:
- a CDS encoding 4Fe-4S binding protein translates to MTLNEVHEAIAKIGCLSMTTLDGDAMHSRIISVCGGDEDGVYFLTMDSKPFYHQLKANPRISVSGIYPHGRKEKKNSVGQPYFAPGFTLRITGEVREVTQGSIIIKAEAGDETMQYVFEEQERYPAMRLFCLYKGKGEIFDYDFEEEHRDHKLLRSRFSFGGETHNEAGCWITNDCVSCGECLEVCTFKAIIPGEPYSINGARCDECGSCVSVCPQESIELPLTL, encoded by the coding sequence ATGACATTGAACGAAGTGCACGAGGCCATTGCCAAAATCGGTTGCCTTTCTATGACGACTTTGGACGGCGATGCCATGCACAGTCGCATTATCAGCGTATGTGGTGGTGACGAGGACGGCGTGTATTTCCTGACCATGGATTCCAAGCCCTTTTATCATCAGCTCAAGGCTAATCCCCGGATTTCCGTGAGTGGTATTTATCCTCATGGTCGCAAGGAAAAAAAGAATTCGGTTGGACAGCCGTATTTTGCTCCGGGTTTTACGTTGCGTATCACGGGAGAAGTTCGTGAAGTGACCCAAGGTAGTATCATAATCAAGGCCGAGGCCGGTGACGAGACAATGCAATATGTTTTTGAAGAACAGGAACGGTATCCTGCCATGCGCCTGTTTTGTCTTTATAAGGGCAAGGGCGAAATCTTTGATTATGATTTTGAAGAGGAACACCGTGATCACAAGTTGTTGCGCTCCCGTTTTTCCTTTGGCGGTGAGACTCACAATGAGGCTGGCTGCTGGATAACGAATGATTGTGTGAGTTGCGGAGAATGTCTTGAAGTCTGTACTTTCAAGGCTATTATTCCGGGTGAACCCTATTCCATCAACGGTGCACGGTGTGATGAGTGCGGCAGTTGCGTCAGTGTGTGTCCGCAGGAATCCATCGAATTGCCGTTGACATTGTAA
- a CDS encoding helix-turn-helix domain-containing protein: MTETHTVHKAEEMIDPLANFIIWPFTEGSGCPVSDILEPHLHDYFAIQFVTEGKGVHVIDFQPYDITSNSLYFVSPHQLHLWRPEGDLKGYVMAFTEDFMRSPESPVVNMADLEFFYSSAHLPQYHASPDQAAVLLDLVEKMRKEFDGRNEGFVSVLRAFFHIFMVNLQRMYAESVTVDSIEREPDLVRLFKKMVAEKYLLQMSVQDYADALGVSVSRLNSAVKEATRTTPGQIVRTEMVMAAKRMLAHSDMNVSEICFELSFDDPSYFGRFFKREAGVTPSGFREQMREKYHSFVR; encoded by the coding sequence ATGACAGAGACGCATACAGTTCATAAGGCCGAGGAGATGATTGATCCCTTGGCAAATTTTATAATATGGCCGTTCACAGAAGGTTCGGGATGTCCTGTTTCGGATATTCTTGAGCCGCATTTGCATGATTACTTTGCCATCCAGTTTGTGACTGAAGGCAAGGGGGTGCATGTTATCGATTTTCAACCCTATGACATTACGTCGAATTCTTTGTATTTCGTGTCGCCCCACCAACTGCATTTGTGGAGGCCCGAGGGGGATTTGAAAGGCTATGTCATGGCCTTTACCGAAGATTTCATGCGCTCGCCGGAATCGCCTGTTGTCAACATGGCAGATCTGGAGTTTTTTTATAGTTCCGCTCATTTGCCTCAGTACCATGCTTCACCGGATCAGGCGGCGGTCCTGCTTGATCTGGTGGAGAAGATGCGTAAAGAGTTTGATGGACGGAATGAAGGGTTTGTGTCTGTTCTGCGGGCTTTTTTCCATATCTTCATGGTTAATCTGCAACGCATGTATGCTGAAAGTGTGACCGTGGATTCCATAGAGCGAGAGCCTGACTTAGTCCGCCTGTTTAAGAAAATGGTTGCCGAAAAGTACCTTTTGCAGATGTCTGTGCAGGACTACGCCGATGCCTTGGGTGTGAGCGTGTCCAGGTTGAATTCTGCAGTCAAGGAAGCCACCAGGACCACGCCCGGCCAGATAGTGCGTACCGAGATGGTCATGGCCGCCAAGCGGATGCTCGCTCACTCCGATATGAACGTGTCGGAAATCTGTTTTGAACTCAGCTTTGACGATCCTTCCTATTTTGGCCGGTTCTTCAAACGGGAGGCTGGAGTCACGCCCTCAGGTTTTCGGGAGCAGATGCGAGAAAAGTACCATTCTTTTGTACGATAG
- a CDS encoding CreA family protein has product MKSYICPLRKRHSALGRLTRILMLAFLVCMVVPAPVSSETIGTVDTVFHMFSRDDDIVVEAFDDPDIPGVTCYLSRARKGGVKGMIGVAEDPSDASIECVCTGDITVPEKIRNGKKDGKKVFKKGTSLVFKSMQVVRFYDKKRDVIIYMVYSDRMVEGSPQNSVTVVKVK; this is encoded by the coding sequence ATGAAATCCTACATTTGTCCCTTGAGGAAACGTCACTCGGCTCTCGGCCGTCTTACTCGTATTTTGATGCTTGCCTTTCTGGTGTGCATGGTGGTACCCGCTCCCGTGTCTTCGGAAACCATCGGCACGGTGGATACCGTCTTCCACATGTTCTCCCGCGATGACGACATCGTGGTAGAGGCCTTTGACGACCCGGATATTCCGGGCGTGACCTGCTACTTGAGCCGTGCGCGCAAGGGTGGAGTCAAAGGTATGATAGGCGTAGCCGAAGACCCGTCCGATGCTTCCATTGAGTGCGTTTGTACCGGAGACATCACCGTACCGGAGAAAATCCGAAACGGGAAAAAAGACGGAAAAAAGGTATTCAAGAAAGGCACCTCGCTGGTCTTCAAATCCATGCAGGTCGTTCGGTTCTATGACAAGAAACGGGACGTCATTATCTACATGGTATACAGCGACAGGATGGTGGAAGGATCGCCCCAAAACAGCGTTACCGTTGTCAAAGTGAAATAA
- a CDS encoding Nif11-like leader peptide family natural product precursor: MSEDEVTRLVNDVMSNPALVNEAKEVKDQAGMAKFVTSKGYSLTEDELKQLWTMAVNYMGVQG, from the coding sequence GTGAGCGAAGATGAAGTAACACGCCTGGTCAATGACGTCATGTCCAACCCGGCCCTGGTCAATGAAGCAAAAGAAGTCAAGGATCAGGCTGGCATGGCGAAATTCGTCACATCCAAAGGGTACTCCCTGACGGAAGACGAACTAAAACAACTCTGGACCATGGCAGTCAACTATATGGGAGTGCAAGGATAA
- a CDS encoding efflux RND transporter permease subunit codes for MIINKAALNRQSTVMVLLVFIIIAGLASYASLPRESDPDITIPYIFVQTTFEGVAPEDMETLVTMPIERKLTGLSGTKEISSISDDGVSIIKVEFNPGVDIDDALQKVRDKVDQAKPDLPQDLPDDPMINEVNLSEMPILNVVLSGPFTLKRLKVFAEGLEDLIEAVPGVLEAKIIGGLEREIHVEFDMDRVAFYNIPLSSLLKSVSNANVNTPGGSVEIGQAKYLVRVPADFKTPDEIDRIVVHSQDGRPVYLRDIATIRDHYKDPTSISRFNGKQSVTIEVKKRAGENIIEINDAVKRIIDEEREILPPTLAIDLTADKSDDIRNMVADLQNNIITGLLLVLIVVFAFIGGRSALFVSLAIPLSMLITFSVLDIVSITLNMVVLFSLILSLGMLVDNGIVVVENIYRHMHMGKTRIQAAHDATDEVAWPVIASTLTTVGAFFPMIFWPGIMGEFMSYLPITVIIALFASLFVALVINPVLSAKFQGIPNVDEKVKPSAIDRMMERFKDLYRPILEWSLNHRLTVLGLSFAFLVVSIVAFGAFGKGVEFLPTTEPKRTDVKIKAPIGTNLDASDAIVRVVEDITKDYKDIEYIIANTGESGSSDEIGTHYSLVKLDFMDIQDRSRPSSEITSEIRDKLQAAIRGVEIQAESEKMGPPTGDPVNLEIYGTDLRKLGALAGAIKRAIRDVPGMVDLKDNYVAAKPEIRVDVDKEKAALLGVDAYTISRAVKTAINGLKVGVYREGKDEYDIVARLPKKDRNSLEDIKRITVSGPNGEPIPITSLCTVTLGGGLGGINRIDQKRVVTLSADVSGRLAEDVITDIKTRLTEFEFPRGYSYQFTGEQEEQRKASSFLETAFTAALFLIFIVLVTQFNSISTPFIILTAVILSLGGVMVGLLITGTAFGVIMTGVGVLSLAGVVVNNAIVLIDYYEQLKLRGVEAREAIIEAGLTRFRPVLLTAITTVLGLVPMATGVSFDFINFRLDTGSESSQWWGPMAVAVIFGLGIATILTLVVVPCLCSLQESFKIRAKKRAEAKA; via the coding sequence ATGATCATCAACAAGGCTGCCCTCAACCGACAGTCCACCGTCATGGTGCTGTTGGTCTTCATCATCATAGCCGGTCTTGCGAGCTACGCATCACTGCCCAGGGAAAGCGACCCGGACATCACCATCCCCTATATCTTCGTACAAACTACCTTTGAAGGCGTAGCCCCAGAAGATATGGAAACATTGGTCACGATGCCCATCGAACGAAAGCTCACCGGATTATCCGGCACCAAGGAAATCTCTTCCATCTCCGACGATGGCGTGTCCATCATCAAGGTCGAGTTCAACCCCGGCGTGGACATCGACGATGCCTTGCAAAAAGTGCGCGATAAGGTGGACCAGGCCAAGCCCGACCTGCCTCAGGATCTCCCTGACGATCCGATGATCAACGAAGTCAATCTTTCGGAGATGCCCATTCTGAACGTGGTGCTGTCCGGTCCGTTCACATTAAAACGACTCAAAGTCTTTGCAGAAGGGCTAGAAGATCTCATTGAAGCAGTTCCGGGTGTACTGGAGGCCAAAATCATCGGTGGTCTTGAGCGCGAAATCCATGTGGAATTCGACATGGACCGCGTAGCCTTCTACAACATCCCACTGTCCAGCCTGCTCAAATCAGTAAGCAACGCCAACGTCAACACCCCCGGTGGTTCTGTGGAGATCGGACAAGCCAAATACCTTGTTCGTGTACCTGCCGACTTCAAAACACCGGATGAAATCGACCGAATCGTGGTCCACTCACAGGATGGTAGACCCGTCTATCTGAGAGATATCGCCACCATTCGCGACCATTACAAAGACCCGACATCCATCAGCCGTTTCAACGGCAAACAATCCGTGACCATCGAAGTCAAGAAACGGGCAGGCGAAAACATCATCGAGATCAACGACGCAGTCAAACGCATCATTGATGAAGAACGGGAAATCCTGCCGCCTACACTGGCCATCGATCTGACCGCCGACAAATCGGATGACATCCGCAATATGGTCGCCGACCTCCAGAACAACATCATCACCGGCCTGCTGTTGGTGCTGATCGTCGTCTTCGCCTTTATCGGAGGACGGTCAGCCTTGTTCGTATCACTGGCGATCCCGTTATCCATGCTCATTACCTTCAGCGTACTGGACATTGTCTCCATCACACTGAACATGGTTGTGCTGTTCTCACTCATCCTCAGCCTCGGCATGCTCGTGGACAACGGCATTGTGGTCGTGGAAAATATCTACCGACACATGCACATGGGGAAAACCCGAATTCAGGCAGCCCATGACGCCACAGACGAAGTGGCCTGGCCGGTTATAGCCTCCACTCTGACCACGGTGGGCGCATTCTTCCCCATGATTTTCTGGCCCGGTATCATGGGCGAATTCATGAGCTATCTGCCCATTACGGTCATCATAGCCCTGTTCGCCTCCCTGTTTGTGGCTCTAGTCATCAATCCCGTCCTGTCTGCCAAGTTTCAAGGCATCCCCAATGTCGATGAGAAAGTGAAACCAAGCGCCATTGACCGCATGATGGAACGATTCAAGGACTTGTACCGGCCTATTTTGGAATGGTCCCTGAACCATAGGCTCACGGTCCTCGGCCTGTCCTTTGCATTCCTTGTGGTGTCCATCGTAGCCTTCGGCGCATTCGGCAAAGGCGTGGAGTTTCTGCCTACGACCGAGCCTAAACGCACGGACGTCAAAATCAAGGCTCCCATCGGCACCAATTTGGACGCATCGGATGCTATCGTGCGCGTGGTCGAGGACATCACCAAAGATTACAAAGATATTGAATACATCATAGCCAACACGGGTGAATCCGGTTCATCCGATGAAATCGGCACACATTACAGTCTGGTCAAACTCGACTTCATGGACATTCAGGATCGCTCACGGCCTTCGTCGGAAATCACAAGTGAGATCCGCGACAAACTTCAAGCCGCCATCCGTGGCGTAGAGATTCAGGCTGAATCCGAAAAAATGGGACCGCCCACCGGCGACCCCGTCAATCTTGAAATATACGGCACAGACCTGCGCAAACTCGGCGCATTGGCCGGAGCCATCAAACGCGCCATCAGGGACGTACCCGGCATGGTTGACCTCAAAGACAACTATGTGGCTGCCAAACCTGAAATCCGCGTGGATGTAGACAAAGAAAAAGCGGCTCTGCTCGGCGTGGATGCCTACACCATCTCACGGGCCGTCAAAACCGCCATCAACGGCCTCAAAGTCGGTGTCTACCGCGAAGGCAAGGATGAATACGATATCGTCGCTCGTCTGCCTAAAAAGGACCGTAATTCGCTTGAGGACATCAAACGGATCACGGTTTCCGGCCCCAATGGCGAGCCTATCCCCATCACCAGCTTATGCACGGTGACCTTGGGTGGAGGACTCGGCGGCATCAACCGTATCGACCAAAAGCGTGTGGTCACATTATCTGCCGATGTATCAGGCAGACTGGCTGAAGATGTTATTACGGATATCAAAACCCGGCTGACCGAATTCGAATTCCCACGTGGCTACAGCTATCAGTTCACCGGCGAGCAGGAAGAGCAACGCAAGGCCTCCTCATTTTTGGAGACCGCGTTCACTGCAGCCCTATTCCTCATCTTCATCGTATTGGTCACCCAATTCAATTCCATCTCCACACCGTTTATCATCCTGACCGCTGTCATCCTGTCACTGGGAGGCGTCATGGTCGGCCTGCTAATTACCGGCACGGCCTTCGGCGTCATCATGACCGGCGTCGGCGTGCTCAGTCTTGCAGGCGTGGTTGTCAATAATGCCATCGTGCTCATTGACTACTATGAACAATTGAAACTGCGAGGCGTAGAAGCGCGTGAAGCCATCATCGAAGCGGGTCTGACCCGATTCCGCCCAGTGCTGCTCACCGCCATCACAACGGTGTTGGGGCTGGTGCCCATGGCAACGGGTGTAAGCTTCGACTTCATCAACTTCCGTTTGGACACTGGCAGCGAAAGCTCTCAGTGGTGGGGCCCCATGGCCGTGGCCGTTATTTTCGGTCTCGGCATCGCCACCATTCTGACTCTAGTAGTCGTACCCTGCCTTTGCTCATTACAAGAATCGTTTAAGATTCGTGCAAAAAAACGAGCCGAAGCCAAAGCATAA